From the Rhinatrema bivittatum chromosome 7, aRhiBiv1.1, whole genome shotgun sequence genome, one window contains:
- the CEBPA gene encoding CCAAT/enhancer-binding protein alpha, whose protein sequence is MEQANFYEVDCRPSMSSHVQPHQHGYGYRGAPAELSDICENENSIDISAYIDPAAFNDDFLADLFHSSRQQQQQQQQQQEKAKPGADFEYLGGVGMSGGHPGHGLHHPHPHHPHLMYGCLPGAYLEGKPEAPGDRSRPLVIKQEPREEADAERAALPASYPPQQQQQPPPQHSPHLQYQIAHCAQTTMHLQPGHPTPPPTPVPSPPHHHHPANAAPGKLLPADHHHHRGKGKKSVDKSSAEYRVRRERNNIAVRKSRDKAKLRNAETQQKVLELSSENERLRRRVEQLGRELDTLRTLFRQLPDSSLVKVVGGCA, encoded by the coding sequence ATGGAGCAAGCCAACTTCTACGAGGTCGACTGCCGGCCCTCCATGAGCAGCCACGTCCAGCCCCACCAGCACGGCTACGGCTACCGGGGCGCCCCGGCGGAGCTGAGCGACATCTGCGAGAACGAGAACTCCATCGACATCAGCGCCTACATCGACCCGGCCGCCTTCAACGACGACTTCCTGGCCGACCTCTTCCacagcagcaggcagcagcagcagcagcagcagcagcagcaggagaaagcCAAGCCCGGCGCCGACTTCGAGTACCTGGGGGGCGTCGGAATGAGCGGCGGCCACCCGGGCCACGGCCTGCACCACCCGCACCCGCACCACCCCCATCTGATGTACGGCTGCCTGCCCGGCGCCTACCTGGAGGGTAAGCCCGAGGCGCCGGGCGATCGCTCGCGGCCGCTGGTCATCAAGCAGGAGCCCCGGGAGGAGGCGGACGCCGAGAGGGCCGCGCTGCCGGCTTCCTACCctccgcagcagcagcagcagccgccgccgcAGCACTCGCCCCACCTCCAGTACCAGATCGCCCACTGCGCGCAGACCACCATGCACCTGCAGCCCGGCCACCCCACGCCGCCCCCCACCCCGGTGCCCAGCCcgcctcaccaccaccaccccgcGAACGCTGCCCCGGGCAAATTGCTGCCCGccgaccaccaccaccaccggggCAAGGGCAAGAAATCGGTGGACAAGAGCAGCGCCGAGTACCGCGTGCGCCGCGAGCGCAACAACATCGCGGTGCGCAAGAGCCGGGACAAGGCGAAGCTGCGCAACGCCGAGACGCAGCAGAAGGTGCTGGAGCTGTCGTCGGAGAACGAGCGGCTGCGGCGGCGGGTGGAGCAGCTGGGCCGGGAGCTGGACACCCTGCGGACCCTCTTCCGCCAGCTGCCCGACAGCTCCCTGGTCAAAGTGGTGGGCGGCTGCGCGTGA